A window from Streptomyces griseiscabiei encodes these proteins:
- the fxsA gene encoding FxSxx-COOH cyclophane-containing RiPP peptide, which yields MNASLDAAAEEPGKPTAIGPERVSLVRLAAQSNGALSPVLTRAVSNGVERRGPGRVAVAAFNSSV from the coding sequence ATGAACGCATCCCTCGACGCCGCGGCCGAAGAGCCGGGAAAGCCGACCGCGATCGGCCCGGAGCGGGTTTCCCTGGTGCGCTTGGCTGCACAGAGTAACGGTGCGTTGTCGCCCGTACTCACTCGTGCCGTGTCCAACGGCGTCGAGCGGCGAGGGCCGGGCAGAGTCGCTGTCGCGGCCTTCAACTCCTCCGTCTGA
- a CDS encoding intradiol ring-cleavage dioxygenase: MTGIHKSKTITRRRALAVTGGTVAAGGLAVAGYQSAFADEATSTAEATATAEATSTSSECMTLMSSVTEGPYYLDGALVRKDITEGKSGVPLTLRLTVVDATDGCTPVPGAAVEIWHCDAWGYYSGYTTANPGGSAPAESEDGSTANDATYLRGYQIANTNGVVKFETIFPGWYTPRTCHIHVKVHTGGEKEDGTYEGGKVNYTGQFFFDDDIAQEVFTLEPYSRHSGSYTILDDDMVYDGGGASSGLLTLKAVKKANPARGYKGFLTLGIDPDAENTGAGGGGGGGEGGTPPSGEPPTDADTATDSTSAS, translated from the coding sequence ATGACGGGAATCCACAAAAGCAAAACGATCACCCGGCGCCGCGCTCTCGCGGTGACCGGGGGGACGGTCGCCGCCGGTGGGCTGGCGGTGGCCGGGTATCAGTCGGCGTTCGCGGACGAGGCGACCAGCACCGCGGAGGCGACGGCCACGGCGGAGGCCACGAGCACCAGCAGCGAGTGCATGACGCTGATGTCGAGTGTCACCGAGGGCCCGTACTACCTGGACGGCGCCCTGGTCCGGAAGGACATCACCGAAGGCAAGAGCGGTGTCCCGCTGACCCTGCGCCTCACGGTCGTGGACGCGACCGACGGCTGCACCCCGGTCCCCGGCGCCGCCGTGGAGATCTGGCACTGCGACGCCTGGGGCTACTACTCCGGCTACACCACCGCGAACCCCGGCGGCTCGGCGCCCGCCGAGAGCGAGGACGGCTCGACCGCCAACGACGCCACCTACCTCCGCGGTTACCAGATCGCGAACACGAACGGGGTGGTCAAGTTCGAGACCATCTTCCCCGGTTGGTACACCCCCCGCACCTGCCACATCCACGTGAAGGTCCACACCGGCGGTGAGAAGGAGGACGGCACCTACGAGGGCGGCAAGGTCAACTACACCGGCCAGTTCTTCTTCGACGACGACATCGCCCAAGAGGTCTTCACCCTGGAGCCCTACTCCCGGCACAGCGGCAGCTACACCATCCTCGACGACGACATGGTCTACGACGGCGGCGGCGCCTCCAGCGGTCTGCTCACCCTCAAGGCCGTGAAGAAGGCCAACCCGGCCCGCGGTTACAAGGGCTTCCTCACCCTCGGCATCGACCCCGACGCCGAGAACACCGGCGCGGGCGGCGGCGGTGGCGGTGGCGAGGGCGGCACTCCCCCGTCGGGCGAACCCCCGACCGACGCCGACACCGCCACCGACTCCACGTCGGCCTCGTAG
- a CDS encoding triphosphoribosyl-dephospho-CoA synthase, with protein sequence MSSREDETLARAAVAALTRQLELTPKPGLPDPRDLGARVTRQDHRALRWSAKALVPGLAAMAACARRNGAATPELRAELGAIGRCTEHSMQRAGGGHRGATWVLGLLVAAAAMEPGARGRELAATAKKIAAHPDRRAPRRPSRGSSVSAKYGAAGARGEARAGFPHVRRALDVLAKARTSGTPEPYARLDALLTVMSTLQDTELLYTAGPHGLRTVQAGARAVIDAGGTTTDAGREALTALDTEVQERGWSPRGSGSLLAGALFVDALPVTSRVLVAS encoded by the coding sequence ATGAGCAGCCGCGAGGACGAGACGCTGGCGCGGGCCGCGGTGGCCGCGCTCACCCGGCAGTTGGAACTGACGCCCAAGCCCGGCCTGCCCGACCCGCGTGATCTCGGCGCCCGCGTCACCCGCCAGGACCACCGTGCCCTGCGCTGGTCGGCCAAGGCCTTGGTGCCCGGCCTCGCCGCGATGGCGGCCTGCGCCCGTCGCAACGGTGCGGCGACACCCGAACTCCGCGCCGAACTCGGTGCGATCGGGCGCTGCACCGAACACTCCATGCAACGCGCCGGCGGCGGACACCGGGGTGCCACCTGGGTGTTGGGCCTCCTGGTCGCCGCGGCGGCCATGGAACCCGGCGCACGCGGGCGTGAACTCGCCGCCACCGCCAAGAAGATCGCCGCACATCCCGACCGGCGCGCGCCCCGGCGCCCCTCTCGGGGGTCGTCGGTCTCCGCCAAGTACGGCGCGGCCGGCGCCCGTGGCGAGGCCCGCGCCGGATTCCCCCATGTACGCCGGGCGTTGGACGTCCTCGCCAAGGCCCGCACCTCCGGCACCCCCGAGCCCTACGCCCGCCTCGACGCGCTGCTGACGGTCATGTCCACGCTCCAGGACACCGAGTTGCTCTACACGGCCGGTCCGCATGGGCTGCGGACGGTGCAGGCCGGAGCCCGCGCCGTGATCGACGCGGGCGGTACGACCACGGACGCGGGGCGGGAGGCGCTGACCGCGCTCGACACGGAGGTGCAGGAGCGGGGGTGGAGTCCCCGGGGCAGTGGATCGCTGCTGGCGGGCGCGCTGTTCGTGGACGCGCTCCCGGTCACCTCTCGGGTGTTGGTCGCCTCATAG
- a CDS encoding aminopeptidase P family protein — translation MTVADELEPAIPETEATEAEEPIKQRKNGLYPGVSDELAENMKSGWADTELHGLEPIAQAAETAARRAALSARFPGDRLVIPSGNLKTRSNDTEYPFRASVEYAYLTGNQTEDGVLVLEPTGAEGHEATIYLLPRSDRENGEFWLSGQGELWVGRRHSLTESAQLYGIPAADVRELADKLREATGPVRVVRGYDAGVEAALTDKITAERDTELRVFLSEARLVKDAFEIGELQKAVDSTVRGFEDVVRVLDKAEATSERYIEGTFFLRARVEGNDVGYGSICAAGPHATTLHWVRNDGPVRSGDLLLLDAGVETHTYYTADVTRTLPVNGTFSEIQKKIYDAVYDSQEAGIAAVRPGGKYRDFHDAAQHVLAERLVEWGLVEGPVERVLELGLQRRWTLHGTGHMLGMDVHDCAAARVEAYVDGTLEPGMVLTVEPGLYFQADDLTVPEEYRGIGVRIEDDILVTEEGNRNLSAGLPRGSAEVERWMGSLRGALG, via the coding sequence ATGACCGTGGCGGACGAGCTCGAGCCGGCGATCCCGGAGACCGAGGCGACCGAAGCCGAGGAGCCGATCAAGCAGCGCAAGAACGGCCTGTACCCGGGCGTGTCCGACGAGCTGGCCGAGAACATGAAGTCGGGCTGGGCCGACACCGAACTGCACGGTCTGGAGCCGATCGCCCAGGCCGCCGAGACCGCCGCCCGCCGCGCCGCGCTCTCCGCGCGCTTCCCGGGCGACCGTCTGGTGATCCCCTCGGGCAACCTCAAGACCCGCTCGAACGACACGGAGTACCCCTTCCGGGCGTCGGTCGAGTACGCGTACCTCACCGGCAACCAGACGGAGGACGGTGTCCTCGTCCTGGAGCCGACCGGCGCCGAGGGCCACGAGGCGACGATCTATCTGCTGCCGCGCTCCGACCGGGAGAACGGCGAGTTCTGGCTCTCCGGCCAGGGCGAGCTGTGGGTCGGCCGTCGCCACTCGCTCACCGAGTCGGCCCAGCTGTACGGCATTCCCGCCGCCGACGTGCGCGAACTCGCCGACAAGCTGCGCGAGGCCACCGGCCCGGTGCGGGTCGTCCGCGGGTACGACGCCGGCGTCGAGGCGGCCCTCACCGACAAGATCACCGCCGAGCGCGACACCGAGCTGCGGGTCTTCCTCTCCGAGGCACGGCTGGTCAAGGACGCGTTCGAGATCGGCGAGCTGCAGAAGGCGGTCGACTCGACCGTGCGCGGCTTCGAGGACGTCGTACGCGTGCTGGACAAGGCCGAGGCCACGTCGGAGCGCTATATCGAGGGAACGTTCTTTTTGCGTGCCCGCGTCGAGGGCAACGATGTCGGCTACGGCTCCATCTGCGCCGCCGGCCCGCACGCCACCACGCTGCACTGGGTCCGCAACGACGGCCCCGTCCGCTCCGGCGACCTGCTCCTGCTGGACGCGGGCGTCGAGACGCACACGTACTACACGGCCGACGTCACCCGCACCCTGCCGGTCAACGGCACGTTCAGTGAGATCCAGAAGAAGATCTACGACGCGGTGTACGACTCCCAGGAGGCCGGTATCGCCGCCGTGCGGCCCGGTGGCAAGTACCGCGACTTCCACGACGCGGCGCAGCATGTGCTGGCCGAGCGGCTGGTCGAGTGGGGGCTCGTCGAGGGCCCCGTGGAGCGGGTCCTGGAGCTGGGGCTCCAGCGCCGCTGGACCCTGCACGGCACGGGTCACATGCTCGGCATGGACGTCCACGACTGCGCCGCCGCGCGTGTGGAGGCGTATGTCGACGGGACGTTGGAGCCGGGGATGGTGCTGACCGTGGAGCCCGGCCTCTACTTCCAGGCCGACGATCTCACCGTGCCCGAGGAGTACCGGGGCATCGGTGTGCGGATCGAGGACGACATCCTGGTGACGGAGGAGGGCAACCGCAACCTCAGCGCGGGACTGCCGCGCGGCTCCGCCGAGGTCGAGCGGTGGATGGGTTCTTTGAGGGGTGCGCTGGGCTGA
- a CDS encoding PP2C family protein-serine/threonine phosphatase: MLDIPSRVRVHVETLLAAQNDMGVCDAFEQYAPVGKPDTMNAPHPPKVAGIDSTVPSPAHTVAPAPAAPGTPSAPPATGPGTAPGAVLQDRLAGWVSDLTTLHELTERLARTDSLDSALEETLHAGAALVGARRGLLVLEPGDGLGPDTTIGLGLGRADLGHIETVPRSSLPYGRILDGLPGGDGEIAQPDLFAEDGLDPRHREVAARLGYAASYALPVSAEGAGRLGAAVWLYDEPAEPVERQRHLVGLYTRYAAEHLARLVEVERTRACMATIAEELLPSRLPRVAGVQLAARHRTGPRGGGDWYDALPLPDAALGLAVGSVTGSGASAIAAMGRLRASLRAYAVMEGEDPVAVLSDLELLLRLTEPARSATALFAYVEPALRKITLAGAGHSPPLVIGERRTEFVETSLSAPLGMLACWEAPSVELTAAPGETVLLYTDGLLQRTGDPVDRAFARLHAAAAGVPRALRTDPGAIADHILRTVLPDHLDEADGTEDVVLLAARFE, from the coding sequence ATGCTGGACATCCCCTCACGAGTGCGTGTACATGTGGAGACACTGCTAGCGGCGCAGAATGACATGGGGGTTTGCGATGCTTTTGAGCAATACGCACCGGTCGGAAAGCCGGACACCATGAACGCCCCTCACCCTCCGAAAGTGGCTGGAATCGATTCAACGGTTCCCTCCCCCGCACACACTGTCGCGCCCGCGCCCGCCGCCCCGGGTACCCCATCGGCCCCTCCCGCCACAGGACCGGGCACCGCTCCCGGGGCCGTTCTGCAGGACAGACTCGCGGGCTGGGTCTCGGACCTCACGACCCTGCACGAACTCACCGAACGTCTGGCCCGCACGGACTCACTCGACAGCGCCCTGGAGGAGACCCTGCACGCCGGAGCCGCTCTCGTCGGCGCCCGCCGCGGCCTCCTCGTCCTCGAACCGGGCGACGGACTCGGCCCGGACACCACCATCGGCCTCGGCCTCGGCCGCGCCGACCTCGGGCACATCGAGACCGTGCCGCGCAGCTCGCTGCCGTACGGCCGCATCCTCGACGGGCTGCCGGGCGGCGACGGCGAGATCGCGCAGCCCGACCTGTTCGCCGAGGACGGACTCGACCCCCGCCACCGCGAGGTCGCCGCCCGGCTCGGCTACGCGGCGAGCTACGCGCTCCCCGTGTCCGCGGAGGGAGCCGGCCGCCTCGGCGCCGCGGTCTGGCTGTACGACGAGCCCGCGGAACCGGTCGAGCGGCAGCGGCATCTCGTCGGGCTGTACACGCGGTACGCCGCCGAGCATCTGGCGCGGCTCGTCGAGGTCGAGCGCACGCGCGCGTGCATGGCGACCATCGCCGAGGAACTGCTGCCCTCCCGGCTGCCCCGCGTCGCCGGCGTCCAGCTCGCCGCCCGACACCGCACCGGGCCGCGCGGCGGCGGCGACTGGTACGACGCGCTGCCGCTGCCGGACGCCGCGCTCGGCCTCGCGGTCGGCTCGGTCACGGGGTCGGGGGCCAGCGCGATCGCCGCGATGGGACGGCTGCGGGCCTCGCTGCGGGCGTACGCCGTGATGGAGGGGGAGGACCCCGTCGCCGTCCTCTCCGACCTGGAACTGCTGCTCCGGCTGACCGAACCCGCCCGCTCCGCCACCGCGCTCTTCGCCTACGTCGAGCCCGCGCTGCGCAAGATCACGCTGGCCGGGGCCGGGCACAGTCCGCCGCTGGTGATCGGCGAGCGGCGCACCGAGTTCGTGGAGACGTCCCTGTCGGCGCCGCTCGGCATGCTCGCCTGCTGGGAGGCACCGAGCGTGGAGCTGACCGCCGCACCAGGAGAAACCGTCCTGCTGTACACCGACGGCCTCCTCCAGCGCACGGGCGACCCCGTCGACCGCGCCTTCGCCCGCCTCCACGCGGCCGCCGCCGGTGTCCCCCGGGCCCTGCGCACCGACCCGGGCGCGATCGCCGACCACATCCTGCGCACCGTCCTGCCGGACCACCTCGACGAGGCCGACGGCACGGAGGACGTGGTGCTGCTGGCGGCGCGGTTCGAGTAG
- a CDS encoding bifunctional DNA primase/polymerase: MREIPGKRRRLLSKRNGGRPELLEQALTFATEWQWPVLPGVAPDPQGRARCGCPDPECVVPGAHPFDPPLLAATTDERMVRWWWTNRPTAPIVLTTGGTAPCAVSLPALAASRALAALDRSGMRLGPVVAAPHRWAILVAPYSMEQLGELLYAKDFVPGSLRFHSEGGYLALPPSETGHGQIRWERAPLPGSAAPWVPDVEAVVDAVVDALTRTGVSAPEF, encoded by the coding sequence ATGCGCGAGATCCCCGGAAAGCGACGCAGGCTCCTGTCCAAGCGCAACGGCGGGAGGCCCGAGCTTCTTGAGCAGGCCCTGACGTTCGCGACGGAATGGCAGTGGCCCGTACTCCCGGGGGTGGCGCCGGACCCGCAGGGGCGTGCCCGCTGCGGCTGCCCGGACCCGGAGTGCGTGGTGCCCGGCGCTCACCCCTTCGACCCGCCGCTGCTCGCCGCCACCACGGACGAGCGCATGGTCCGCTGGTGGTGGACGAACCGGCCGACGGCACCGATCGTGCTGACCACCGGTGGTACGGCCCCCTGCGCGGTGAGCCTGCCGGCCCTGGCCGCCTCCCGCGCCCTCGCGGCTCTCGACCGCTCCGGTATGCGCCTCGGCCCCGTGGTCGCGGCCCCGCACCGCTGGGCGATCCTTGTCGCGCCGTACTCCATGGAGCAGTTGGGCGAGCTGCTGTACGCCAAGGACTTCGTCCCCGGTTCCCTCCGCTTCCACAGCGAGGGCGGGTATCTGGCCCTGCCCCCCTCCGAGACCGGTCACGGCCAGATCCGCTGGGAGCGAGCACCGCTGCCCGGTTCGGCCGCCCCCTGGGTGCCCGATGTCGAGGCGGTCGTGGACGCGGTCGTCGACGCCCTCACTCGTACGGGTGTGAGCGCGCCCGAGTTCTGA
- a CDS encoding DUF5926 family protein produces MAKKRPQTKAKRPQSTGGAGAVGTDGQVPVVGAREQCPCGSGRRYKACHGRAAAQAVTELVQRPFEGLPGEGDWIALRELVPAATVELKLKDALPEGVPSVTLATVLPMAWPALRRDDGSVLLGLQNDTSSGDISRDLADTLQRALVAEPGTPVQGRRAPAEGPRLQDLLDPEGEFEPVVHTGFEFWIPDTENATPEVTASLERANSAAIPTVKLAGVDAAYWCETPEKNHLRWVMPHAEERLLDALARLHAAGRSSLGEGTRLVGSFRAHGLTVPVWDLPSGVGADDIEKPAAEFAERLATALADESPLTPDERRARGGLTNRQVTLS; encoded by the coding sequence ATGGCCAAGAAGCGACCCCAGACCAAGGCCAAGCGCCCGCAGAGCACCGGCGGAGCCGGCGCCGTCGGCACCGATGGGCAGGTTCCGGTTGTCGGCGCGCGCGAACAGTGCCCCTGCGGCAGCGGCCGGCGCTACAAGGCCTGTCACGGCCGGGCCGCCGCACAGGCGGTGACCGAGCTGGTGCAGCGCCCGTTCGAAGGCCTGCCGGGCGAGGGCGACTGGATCGCGCTGCGCGAGCTGGTGCCCGCCGCCACCGTCGAGCTGAAGCTGAAGGACGCGCTCCCCGAGGGCGTCCCGTCGGTGACGCTCGCCACCGTCCTGCCCATGGCCTGGCCCGCGCTGCGCCGCGACGACGGCTCGGTCCTGCTGGGCCTGCAGAACGACACGTCGTCCGGCGACATCAGCCGCGACCTCGCCGACACCCTCCAGCGGGCGCTCGTCGCCGAGCCGGGCACTCCGGTTCAGGGCCGGCGCGCCCCGGCCGAGGGTCCGCGTCTGCAGGACCTGCTCGACCCCGAAGGTGAGTTCGAGCCAGTTGTGCACACGGGCTTCGAGTTCTGGATCCCGGACACGGAGAACGCGACTCCGGAGGTGACCGCCTCCCTGGAGCGGGCCAACTCCGCGGCGATCCCGACTGTGAAGCTCGCGGGCGTCGACGCCGCTTACTGGTGCGAGACCCCCGAGAAGAACCATTTGCGATGGGTTATGCCGCACGCCGAGGAGCGGCTTCTGGACGCTCTCGCACGGCTGCACGCGGCGGGGCGGTCCAGCCTCGGCGAGGGCACCCGTCTGGTGGGTTCCTTCCGTGCTCACGGCCTCACCGTGCCGGTCTGGGACCTCCCCAGCGGCGTCGGCGCGGACGACATCGAGAAGCCCGCGGCGGAGTTCGCCGAGCGGCTCGCCACCGCCCTGGCCGACGAGTCCCCGCTGACCCCGGACGAGCGCCGGGCGCGCGGCGGACTGACCAACCGGCAGGTCACGCTCAGCTGA
- a CDS encoding ATP-binding protein — protein sequence MALVVAQEVPTSSSMAVPHGPAGVGEARHRMRDQLRDGGVAESVIDDALLILSELLSNACKHGRPLGEAFAGDGDVRCSWRMDPSGRLTVEVTDGGGPTRPVPSTPSVTAHGGRGLNIVTALADDWGVRDDARGEVTVWVVVQDDVYRAHRRDDFATRVVAPAVSTVPDLDFADAFEDMD from the coding sequence GTGGCGTTGGTGGTGGCACAGGAGGTGCCCACGTCGTCGAGCATGGCCGTACCCCATGGCCCTGCGGGCGTGGGGGAAGCGAGGCACCGGATGCGCGATCAGTTGCGCGACGGTGGTGTGGCGGAATCGGTCATCGACGACGCCCTACTGATCCTTTCCGAACTACTCAGCAATGCCTGCAAACACGGCAGACCGCTCGGCGAGGCCTTCGCCGGTGACGGCGATGTGCGCTGCTCCTGGCGCATGGACCCCTCGGGGCGGCTCACCGTCGAGGTGACGGACGGCGGTGGTCCCACCCGCCCGGTTCCGTCCACGCCCTCGGTCACCGCACACGGCGGCCGCGGGCTGAACATCGTGACGGCACTGGCCGACGACTGGGGCGTGCGCGACGACGCCCGGGGCGAGGTCACGGTGTGGGTCGTCGTCCAGGACGACGTCTACCGCGCCCACCGCCGGGACGACTTCGCGACCCGCGTCGTCGCCCCCGCGGTCTCCACCGTTCCCGACCTGGACTTCGCGGACGCGTTCGAGGACATGGACTGA
- a CDS encoding glycerophosphodiester phosphodiesterase yields the protein MTHARQLPIQVVAHRGASEAAPEHTLAAYKKAIEDGADALECDVRLTADGHLVCVHDRRVNRTSNGRGAVSALELADLAALDFGSWKNGDEAPDWEVTPEDRADTSVLTLERLLELVADAGRRVELAIETKHPTRWAGQVEERLLVLLKRFGLDAPEQAAESPVRIMSFSARSLHRVRAASPTLPTVYLMQFVSPRLRDGRLPNGVRIAGPSIRIVRSHPAYIERLKSAGHQVHVWTVNQPEDVDLCVELGVDAIITNRPREVLRQLGR from the coding sequence GTGACCCACGCACGACAGCTCCCGATTCAGGTCGTCGCCCACCGAGGAGCCTCCGAGGCGGCCCCCGAACACACCCTGGCCGCGTACAAGAAGGCGATCGAGGACGGCGCGGACGCGCTCGAATGCGACGTCCGGCTGACGGCCGACGGCCACCTGGTCTGTGTCCACGACCGCCGCGTCAACCGTACGTCGAACGGCCGGGGCGCGGTCTCCGCCCTGGAGCTGGCCGATCTGGCCGCCCTGGATTTCGGCTCCTGGAAGAACGGCGACGAGGCCCCCGACTGGGAGGTCACCCCCGAGGACCGGGCGGACACCTCCGTGCTCACCCTTGAACGTCTGCTCGAACTCGTGGCCGATGCCGGACGCCGGGTGGAGCTGGCCATCGAGACCAAGCACCCCACCCGCTGGGCGGGCCAGGTCGAGGAACGGCTGCTGGTCCTGCTGAAGCGGTTCGGCCTGGACGCCCCGGAGCAGGCCGCCGAGTCGCCGGTGCGGATCATGAGCTTCTCGGCGCGCTCGCTGCACCGCGTCCGCGCCGCGTCCCCGACCCTGCCGACGGTCTATCTGATGCAGTTCGTCTCACCCCGGCTGCGGGACGGGCGGCTGCCGAACGGTGTCCGGATCGCGGGCCCCTCGATCCGGATCGTGCGCAGCCACCCCGCGTACATCGAGCGCCTGAAGAGCGCCGGGCACCAGGTGCACGTGTGGACCGTGAACCAGCCCGAGGACGTCGACCTCTGTGTCGAACTGGGCGTCGACGCCATCATCACCAACCGCCCGCGCGAGGTCCTCCGGCAACTCGGCCGCTGA
- a CDS encoding S1C family serine protease: MSTENEGTAVPPAPSAPPVPVETPAASAPAPAHEPSAAPAEPTAPATPAATTADNAPTTQLPPVPPTAPQDATAPQDATAVQDATAVQPRVPQVEPPTAQQPVHQPHPELVSAGAPGYAAAPGQGQVQGQGHGYGGGYGQAPGAGGSSAPDAAWPPPAPPAVPSYADHGGGAYADGGAAGGTGGTGGPGGSGDGGWGSSWQQTQQPAPKPAGGRRGGLVAAILVAALVAGGVGGGIGYTLADRNDSGGSTTVSASQNGGDVKRAAGTVAAVASSALPSTVTIEASGSDGEGGTGTGFVFDKEGHIVTNNHVVAEAVDGGKVSATFPDGKKYDAEVVGHAQGYDVAVIKLKNAPSNLQPLTLGDSDKVAVGDSTIAIGAPFGLSNTVTTGIISAKNRPVASSDGSSGSKASYMSALQTDASINPGNSGGPLLDARGNVIGINSAIQSASNGSFGSGQAGSIGLGFAIPINQAKNVAQQLIRTGKPVYPVIGASVSLEEGTGGAKITDSGEGGADSITAGGPAAKAGLKPGDVITKLDDHVIDSGPTLIGEIWTHLPGDKVTLTYTRDGKTQTADVTLGEREGDS, translated from the coding sequence GTGAGCACCGAGAACGAGGGCACCGCGGTACCCCCGGCCCCGTCCGCACCTCCCGTGCCGGTGGAAACTCCCGCTGCCTCCGCGCCGGCCCCGGCGCACGAGCCGAGCGCGGCACCGGCGGAGCCCACCGCCCCGGCGACCCCCGCCGCGACCACCGCCGACAACGCGCCGACGACCCAGCTCCCGCCCGTCCCGCCGACGGCCCCGCAGGACGCGACGGCCCCGCAGGACGCGACCGCCGTGCAGGACGCGACCGCCGTGCAGCCGCGGGTGCCGCAGGTGGAGCCGCCGACGGCTCAGCAGCCGGTGCACCAGCCGCATCCGGAGCTGGTGTCCGCCGGGGCGCCCGGATACGCGGCGGCGCCGGGCCAGGGCCAGGTGCAGGGTCAGGGGCATGGATACGGCGGTGGCTATGGACAGGCGCCCGGTGCGGGCGGGTCCTCCGCGCCCGACGCCGCCTGGCCGCCTCCCGCCCCGCCCGCCGTGCCGTCGTACGCGGACCACGGCGGCGGTGCGTACGCGGACGGCGGCGCGGCCGGTGGGACCGGCGGCACCGGTGGCCCCGGCGGTTCCGGTGACGGCGGCTGGGGCTCCTCGTGGCAGCAGACCCAGCAGCCCGCCCCCAAGCCGGCGGGCGGCAGGCGGGGCGGTCTGGTCGCCGCGATCCTGGTGGCCGCGCTGGTCGCGGGCGGGGTCGGCGGCGGCATCGGCTACACGCTGGCCGACCGCAACGACTCCGGCGGTTCCACGACCGTGTCCGCCTCCCAGAACGGCGGCGACGTCAAGCGCGCGGCCGGCACGGTCGCCGCCGTGGCCTCCTCGGCGCTGCCGAGCACGGTCACCATCGAGGCGTCCGGCAGCGACGGCGAGGGCGGCACTGGCACCGGCTTCGTGTTCGACAAGGAAGGCCACATCGTCACCAACAACCACGTGGTGGCGGAGGCCGTCGACGGCGGCAAGGTGTCGGCGACCTTCCCGGACGGCAAGAAGTACGACGCCGAGGTCGTCGGGCACGCGCAGGGCTACGACGTGGCGGTCATCAAGCTGAAGAACGCCCCCTCGAACCTCCAGCCGCTGACGCTCGGCGACTCCGACAAGGTCGCGGTGGGCGACTCGACCATCGCGATCGGCGCGCCCTTCGGCCTCTCCAACACGGTCACGACGGGCATCATCAGCGCCAAGAACCGTCCGGTGGCCTCCAGCGACGGTTCGTCGGGCAGCAAGGCCTCCTACATGAGCGCCCTGCAGACCGACGCGTCGATCAACCCCGGCAACTCCGGCGGCCCGCTCCTCGACGCCCGCGGCAATGTCATCGGCATCAACTCGGCGATCCAGTCCGCCAGCAACGGCAGCTTCGGCTCCGGCCAGGCGGGCTCCATCGGCCTCGGCTTCGCCATCCCGATCAACCAGGCCAAGAACGTGGCCCAGCAGCTGATCAGGACGGGCAAGCCGGTGTACCCGGTGATCGGTGCCTCGGTCTCCCTGGAGGAGGGCACGGGCGGGGCGAAGATCACGGACTCGGGTGAGGGCGGCGCGGACTCCATCACCGCGGGCGGCCCCGCCGCCAAGGCCGGCCTCAAGCCCGGCGACGTCATCACCAAGCTCGACGACCACGTCATCGACAGCGGCCCCACCCTCATCGGCGAGATCTGGACCCACCTCCCCGGCGACAAGGTCACCCTCACCTACACCCGCGACGGCAAGACCCAGACCGCGGACGTCACCCTCGGCGAACGCGAGGGCGACAGCTGA
- a CDS encoding antitoxin — MSMMDKLKQMLKGHESQAGQGIDKAGDYVDGRTQGKYSGQVDSAQERLRQQMGSEQTGQGDTGREDPPR; from the coding sequence ATGTCCATGATGGACAAGCTCAAGCAGATGCTGAAGGGTCACGAGAGCCAGGCCGGGCAGGGGATCGACAAGGCCGGGGACTATGTCGACGGGCGGACGCAGGGCAAGTACAGCGGGCAGGTCGACTCGGCGCAGGAGCGGCTCAGGCAGCAGATGGGCTCGGAGCAGACGGGGCAGGGCGACACCGGCCGCGAGGACCCGCCCCGGTAG